One Massilia sp. 9096 genomic window carries:
- the astD gene encoding succinylglutamate-semialdehyde dehydrogenase, giving the protein MANLSNYINGEWSEGHGPLLATIDPSSGRQTWTSNESSGEDVALAVAAARDAFEDWALRPLEERVVICQRFRDLLKAHNEELAQIIAEEVGKPLWEARTEVTTMANKVDISVQSYGARTGDTSATVADGNAVLRHRPHGVFAVFGPYNFPGHLPNGHIVPALIAGNTLVFKPSEYAPRTAVRTVQLWIEAGLPKGVLNLVNGGRETGMALGAHPDVDGILFTGSSHTGVALHKQFGGMPGKMLALEMGGNNPLVVWDVKDIDPAVHHAVMSAFISAGQRCTCARRLIVHDTPQGQAFIERLVEVAGKLDVGASNAEPQPFMGPVVSAQVASKLVQAQQMLEEKGGKVLLRMRQLNPDTGFVTAGIVDVTGVQGIPDEEWFGPLLQVNRVQDFDEAIRIANATEFGLAAALLSPQEDLWKRFAIRAKAGVVNWNRPTTGAASSAPFGGVGKSGNHRPSAYYAADYCAYPVASIETAELEMPAKLSPGLHF; this is encoded by the coding sequence ATGGCTAACCTGTCGAACTACATCAACGGCGAATGGAGCGAAGGGCATGGACCCCTTCTGGCCACGATCGATCCGTCCAGCGGCCGCCAGACCTGGACCAGCAACGAGTCCAGCGGCGAGGACGTCGCGCTCGCGGTCGCGGCCGCGCGCGACGCCTTCGAGGACTGGGCGCTGCGCCCGCTCGAGGAGCGCGTCGTCATCTGCCAGCGTTTCCGCGACCTGCTCAAGGCGCACAACGAGGAGCTGGCGCAAATCATCGCCGAGGAAGTCGGCAAGCCCTTGTGGGAAGCCCGCACCGAAGTCACGACGATGGCCAACAAGGTCGACATCTCGGTGCAGTCGTACGGCGCGCGCACCGGCGACACCAGTGCGACGGTCGCCGACGGCAACGCCGTGCTGCGCCACCGTCCGCATGGCGTGTTCGCCGTGTTCGGGCCGTACAACTTCCCCGGCCACCTGCCCAACGGCCACATCGTGCCGGCCCTGATCGCCGGGAACACGCTGGTGTTCAAGCCCAGCGAATACGCGCCGCGCACGGCGGTGCGCACGGTGCAGCTGTGGATCGAGGCCGGCCTGCCCAAGGGCGTGCTGAACCTGGTCAACGGCGGGCGCGAGACCGGCATGGCGCTGGGGGCGCACCCGGACGTCGACGGCATCCTGTTCACCGGCAGCAGCCACACCGGCGTCGCGCTGCACAAGCAGTTCGGCGGCATGCCGGGCAAGATGCTGGCGCTGGAAATGGGCGGCAACAACCCGCTGGTGGTGTGGGACGTCAAGGACATCGATCCGGCCGTGCACCATGCGGTGATGTCGGCCTTCATCTCGGCCGGCCAGCGCTGCACCTGCGCGCGCCGCCTGATCGTGCACGACACGCCGCAAGGCCAGGCTTTCATCGAGCGTCTGGTGGAAGTCGCGGGCAAGCTCGACGTCGGCGCCTCGAACGCGGAACCGCAGCCGTTCATGGGCCCGGTGGTCTCCGCCCAGGTCGCCAGTAAGCTGGTGCAGGCCCAGCAGATGCTGGAAGAGAAGGGCGGCAAGGTGCTGCTGCGCATGCGCCAGCTGAACCCGGACACCGGTTTCGTCACCGCCGGCATCGTCGACGTGACCGGCGTACAGGGCATCCCCGACGAAGAGTGGTTCGGGCCGCTGCTGCAAGTCAATCGCGTGCAGGACTTCGACGAGGCGATCCGCATCGCCAACGCGACCGAATTCGGCCTGGCCGCGGCGCTGCTGTCGCCGCAGGAAGACTTGTGGAAGCGCTTCGCGATCCGCGCCAAGGCCGGCGTGGTCAACTGGAACCGTCCGACCACCGGCGCGGCCAGCTCGGCGCCGTTCGGCGGCGTCGGCAAGTCGGGCAACCATCGCCCGAGCGCCTATTACGCGGCCGATTACTGCGCCTACCCGGTTGCATCGATCGAAACCGCGGAACTGGAAATGCCGGCCAAGCTGTCGCCCGGCCTGCACTTCTGA
- a CDS encoding NAD-glutamate dehydrogenase domain-containing protein gives MNKDMPQDLRTRTLALVAENKPADGEAQLSAQQSEQVSALIGAWLGALDEEDLAGISPETLAPILWNGFAQVARRTGQGCQIAQLRQADGRSGMSTALLILNDDMPYLVDSFVMAMRRQRVVATGVMNAVLPVTRDDAGGVTSVGDAGAPLESYVLCLIAEDLPQEELQALVERIQMVANDAAIVHRDNLAMRDRMTYVAAAAAENGDKAGTPGGQEVSSFLEWAKNEGFEPFGYAYYFVKPGVRELERDIPSRIGVLQDTSHPVYATSLQNIPGDFEILSKREETLSIVKADVAGTLHRDQPLDFIGVRNTDAEGNTLGEHCFVGLFTRAATSTPLARLPFARGRVAKVLGIAGVRQEGFRAEKFIEILESLPRTEALEADPEWLAQVCSSVVSLYKQPRAKVFARRDVYQRHLNVLVYLPRERYSAAVVAALAQALKDSSGAVDVRSQTLVADGPLARVYLIAQAARYPLDLETDIQQPLLGVLDGWHDRFSALVDGVEDVPARNALRKLLPTLPVNFVAATAPEVAFRDVRAILANGKPNHVSVRIEAADANAGEGNASVRLYSAHTTPSLSRILPALQNAGVAVDREQTFWIATADGTRHYVTSLIVDAESAAKLARPGIADAAEDLFAALFNDEAEDGRLNGLTIEGGLSMREVQLVRAYLSYWRQAGSKFTTRYMAETLRSRADLAKQLVDGFLLRFDPALSLDERTAGTTKLNELKASLAQVNHADTEEIMASLVDLVMATVRTNYFQDAAQGGDKIIFKFDTSHLALVPEPRPFREIYVFSRRFEGVHLRGGPVARGGLRWSDRMEDYRTEVLGLVKAQMVKNAVIVPAGSKGGFVCKQMPKDAAREVVAAEGEAVYRLFISSLLEVTDNRVRGAIVPPGETVRYDQDDPYLVVAADKGTATFSDIANGIAVSRGFWLGDAFASGGSNGYDHKKMGITAKGAFEAVKRHFYEMGHDMTSTPITLVGVGDMSGDVFGNGVLLSRQLKVLAAFDHRHIFLDPNPDVTVSFKERQRMFALPRSSWEDYDKKLISEGGGVYPRSSRHIEITPQVQAALDIKETTLTPEELMHRILLAPVDLFYNGGIGTYIKAANESHAQVKDRANDNIRVDGNQLRVKVVAEGGNLGATQAGRIEFALAGGRIFTDAIDNSAGVDCSDHEVNVKIWLDTEVNAGQLDEAERNRLLTEMTGDIEHLVLRDNSLQTHLLVREAQAQNNAAVVDGYAALIASLELEGAVSRELEQLPSESELQRRKALGLGLTTPELAVVVANVKNRFKRILGAMPLLDQPWAETILRPYFPQQLVATRDPLAHPLANAILATVLANESVNRCGPLMLRDLALEHRIDEAEVIKAWGRAWSALHLAPVFEALDESALAVPRDVSQTVDARTRVMLRTVIEGVLSLPAEQAGAGGMEELSNLFSQPEQLRQMAPAKLEADGHAGLPSSFAQAWKAVDTIESLATFLFAAVSVQRPAGMALAQFLQAGMLLRSAAGIDTLERGLKLPATSKAQEQLRNYALQALRRTQQRLLLKVLEQAKQGGDMEGAVRTLTGSMGLSGYAQATDLEQAMLDVWALSEGSSPDRIAAGTAATTVTVTA, from the coding sequence ATGAACAAAGACATGCCCCAAGACCTGCGTACCCGTACGCTGGCGCTGGTCGCGGAGAACAAGCCGGCCGATGGCGAAGCGCAGCTGAGCGCCCAGCAGAGCGAGCAGGTGAGCGCCCTGATCGGCGCCTGGCTCGGCGCCCTCGACGAAGAGGACCTGGCCGGCATTTCGCCGGAGACCCTGGCGCCGATCCTGTGGAACGGCTTCGCCCAGGTGGCCAGGCGCACCGGCCAGGGCTGCCAGATCGCGCAGCTGCGCCAGGCCGACGGGCGCTCGGGCATGTCGACCGCTCTCCTGATCCTCAACGACGACATGCCTTACCTGGTCGACTCGTTCGTGATGGCCATGCGCCGCCAGCGCGTGGTGGCCACCGGCGTGATGAACGCCGTGCTGCCGGTCACGCGCGACGACGCCGGGGGCGTGACCTCGGTCGGCGATGCCGGCGCACCTCTCGAATCGTACGTGCTTTGCCTGATCGCCGAAGACCTGCCGCAGGAAGAGCTGCAGGCGCTGGTCGAGCGCATCCAGATGGTGGCCAACGACGCCGCCATCGTCCACCGCGACAACCTGGCCATGCGCGACCGCATGACCTATGTCGCCGCCGCCGCCGCCGAAAATGGAGACAAGGCGGGCACCCCGGGCGGCCAGGAAGTCTCGTCCTTCCTCGAGTGGGCCAAGAACGAAGGCTTCGAGCCGTTCGGCTACGCCTACTATTTCGTCAAGCCGGGCGTGCGCGAACTCGAACGCGACATCCCGAGCCGCATCGGCGTGCTGCAGGACACCTCGCACCCGGTCTACGCCACCAGCCTGCAGAACATCCCGGGCGACTTCGAGATCCTGTCCAAGCGCGAAGAGACGCTGTCGATCGTCAAGGCCGACGTGGCCGGCACGCTGCACCGCGACCAGCCGCTCGACTTCATCGGCGTGCGCAACACCGACGCCGAAGGCAACACCCTCGGCGAGCATTGCTTCGTCGGCCTGTTCACCCGCGCCGCCACCTCGACCCCGCTGGCGCGCCTGCCGTTCGCGCGCGGGCGCGTGGCCAAGGTGCTCGGCATCGCCGGCGTGCGCCAGGAAGGCTTCCGCGCCGAGAAATTCATCGAGATCCTGGAATCGCTGCCGCGCACCGAAGCGCTGGAAGCCGATCCGGAATGGCTGGCCCAGGTGTGCAGCTCGGTGGTCTCGCTGTACAAGCAGCCGCGCGCCAAGGTGTTCGCGCGCCGCGACGTCTACCAACGCCACCTGAACGTGCTGGTCTACCTGCCGCGCGAGCGCTACAGCGCCGCCGTGGTGGCCGCGCTGGCCCAGGCCCTGAAAGACAGCTCGGGCGCCGTCGACGTGCGCTCGCAGACCCTGGTCGCCGACGGCCCGCTGGCGCGCGTCTACCTGATCGCCCAGGCCGCGCGCTACCCGCTCGACCTCGAAACCGACATCCAGCAGCCGCTGCTGGGCGTGCTGGACGGCTGGCACGACCGCTTCAGCGCCCTGGTCGACGGCGTCGAAGACGTCCCGGCCCGCAACGCGCTGCGCAAGCTGCTGCCTACGCTGCCGGTCAACTTCGTGGCCGCCACCGCGCCGGAAGTCGCCTTCCGCGACGTGCGCGCGATCCTCGCCAACGGCAAGCCGAATCACGTGTCGGTACGCATCGAAGCGGCCGACGCCAACGCCGGTGAAGGCAACGCGTCCGTGCGCCTGTACTCGGCCCATACCACCCCGTCGCTGTCGCGCATCCTGCCGGCGCTGCAGAACGCCGGCGTCGCGGTCGACCGCGAGCAGACCTTCTGGATCGCCACCGCCGACGGCACGCGCCACTACGTCACCAGCCTGATCGTCGACGCCGAATCGGCCGCCAAGCTGGCCAGGCCCGGCATTGCCGACGCCGCCGAGGACCTGTTCGCGGCCCTGTTCAACGACGAAGCCGAAGACGGCCGCCTGAACGGTCTGACCATCGAAGGCGGCCTGTCGATGCGCGAAGTGCAGCTGGTGCGCGCCTACCTCAGCTACTGGCGCCAGGCCGGCAGCAAGTTCACCACCCGCTACATGGCCGAGACGCTGCGTTCGCGCGCCGACCTGGCCAAGCAGCTGGTCGATGGCTTCCTGCTGCGCTTCGACCCGGCGCTGTCGCTGGACGAGCGCACCGCGGGCACGACCAAGCTGAACGAGCTGAAGGCCAGCCTGGCCCAGGTCAACCACGCCGATACCGAGGAAATCATGGCCTCGCTGGTCGACCTGGTCATGGCGACCGTGCGCACCAACTACTTCCAGGACGCGGCCCAGGGCGGCGACAAGATCATCTTCAAGTTCGACACCAGCCACCTGGCGCTGGTGCCGGAACCGCGTCCGTTCCGCGAGATCTACGTGTTCTCGCGCCGCTTCGAAGGCGTGCACCTGCGCGGCGGCCCGGTCGCACGCGGCGGCCTGCGCTGGTCGGACCGCATGGAAGACTACCGCACCGAGGTGCTCGGCCTGGTCAAGGCCCAGATGGTGAAAAACGCCGTGATCGTGCCGGCCGGCTCGAAGGGCGGGTTCGTCTGCAAGCAGATGCCGAAGGACGCCGCGCGTGAAGTGGTGGCGGCCGAGGGCGAAGCCGTCTACCGCCTGTTCATTTCCAGCCTGCTGGAAGTGACCGACAACCGCGTGCGCGGCGCCATCGTGCCCCCGGGCGAAACCGTGCGCTACGACCAGGACGACCCCTACCTGGTGGTGGCCGCCGACAAGGGCACCGCGACCTTCTCCGACATCGCCAACGGCATCGCGGTCTCGCGCGGCTTCTGGCTCGGCGACGCGTTCGCCTCGGGCGGCTCGAACGGCTACGACCACAAGAAGATGGGCATCACCGCCAAGGGCGCGTTCGAAGCCGTCAAGCGCCACTTCTACGAGATGGGCCACGACATGACCAGCACGCCGATCACGCTGGTCGGCGTGGGCGACATGTCGGGCGACGTGTTCGGCAACGGCGTGCTGCTGTCGCGCCAGCTGAAAGTGCTGGCGGCGTTCGACCACCGCCACATCTTCCTGGACCCGAACCCGGACGTCACGGTCTCGTTCAAGGAGCGCCAGCGCATGTTCGCGCTGCCGCGTTCCTCGTGGGAAGACTACGACAAGAAGCTGATCTCGGAAGGCGGCGGCGTGTACCCGCGCAGCAGCCGTCACATCGAGATCACCCCGCAGGTGCAGGCCGCGCTGGACATCAAGGAGACCACGCTCACGCCGGAAGAGCTGATGCACCGCATCCTGCTGGCGCCGGTCGACCTGTTCTACAACGGCGGCATCGGCACCTACATCAAGGCTGCCAATGAGAGCCACGCACAGGTAAAGGACCGCGCCAACGACAACATCCGCGTCGACGGCAACCAGCTGCGCGTGAAGGTCGTGGCCGAGGGCGGCAACCTGGGCGCGACCCAGGCCGGCCGCATCGAGTTCGCGCTGGCGGGCGGCCGCATCTTCACCGATGCGATCGACAACTCGGCCGGCGTGGATTGCTCGGACCATGAAGTCAACGTCAAGATCTGGCTCGACACCGAAGTCAACGCCGGCCAGCTGGACGAGGCCGAACGCAACCGCCTGCTGACCGAAATGACCGGCGACATCGAGCACCTGGTCCTGCGCGACAACAGCCTGCAGACCCACCTGCTGGTGCGCGAAGCCCAGGCGCAGAACAACGCCGCCGTGGTCGACGGCTACGCCGCGCTGATCGCCAGCCTGGAGCTTGAAGGCGCCGTCTCGCGCGAGCTGGAACAGCTGCCGAGCGAATCCGAGCTGCAGCGCCGCAAGGCCCTCGGCCTGGGCTTGACCACGCCGGAACTGGCGGTGGTGGTGGCCAACGTCAAGAACCGCTTCAAGCGCATCCTCGGCGCCATGCCGCTGCTCGATCAGCCGTGGGCCGAGACCATCCTGCGTCCGTACTTCCCGCAGCAGCTGGTGGCGACCCGCGATCCGCTGGCGCACCCGCTGGCCAATGCGATCCTGGCGACCGTGCTGGCCAACGAATCGGTCAACCGCTGCGGTCCGCTGATGCTGCGCGACCTGGCGCTCGAGCACCGCATCGACGAGGCCGAGGTGATCAAGGCCTGGGGCCGCGCCTGGTCGGCGCTGCACCTGGCGCCGGTGTTCGAGGCGCTCGATGAAAGCGCGCTGGCCGTGCCGCGCGACGTCTCGCAAACCGTCGATGCGCGCACCCGCGTGATGCTGCGCACCGTGATCGAAGGCGTGCTGTCGCTGCCGGCGGAACAAGCCGGCGCGGGCGGCATGGAAGAGCTGTCGAACCTGTTCTCGCAGCCCGAACAGCTGCGCCAGATGGCGCCGGCCAAGCTGGAAGCCGACGGCCACGCCGGCCTGCCGTCCTCGTTCGCGCAGGCGTGGAAAGCGGTCGACACGATCGAGTCGCTGGCGACCTTCCTGTTCGCGGCGGTGTCGGTGCAGCGCCCGGCCGGCATGGCGCTGGCCCAGTTCCTGCAAGCCGGCATGCTGCTGCGCAGCGCCGCCGGCATCGACACGCTCGAGCGCGGCCTGAAGCTGCCGGCCACCAGCAAGGCCCAGGAACAGCTGCGCAACTACGCGCTGCAAGCCCTGCGCCGCACCCAGCAACGCCTGCTGCTGAAAGTACTGGAGCAGGCCAAGCAGGGCGGCGACATGGAAGGCGCGGTGCGCACGCTGACCGGGTCGATGGGCCTGAGCGGCTACGCCCAGGCGACCGACCTGGAGCAGGCCATGCTCGACGTCTGGGCGCTGTCGGAGGGCTCGAGCCCGGACCGCATCGCGGCCGGCACCGCGGCCACCACCGTCACCGTGACGGCGTAA
- a CDS encoding arginine N-succinyltransferase yields MYVVRPVATADVGALETLLAASTPGVHTLPRTREKIAALVERSNASFAAHVDIPSEETYLFVLEDLETRELVGTAAIHASAGSNGTYFAFRNDVIQQVSRDLNISHSVHALTLCSELTAYSQLSGFTVSERARAGREAALLSRARLLYAVLAPHRFGDRFFVPLAGVTDDNGQSPFWDALGRKFFKMDFLDAERTIGGARNRTLIVELMPHYPVYVPLLPGPAQAVMGQIHPSGELAFNLLAEEGFEADEYIDIFDGGPILQAHKHSLRSFSGAMVRKVANAEQRPPTRGGKATMVDYAVACGERNFRAIVLACEPAENSESVCLPPAAREALGVATGASVTCVRI; encoded by the coding sequence ATGTACGTTGTCCGTCCGGTAGCCACCGCGGATGTCGGCGCCCTCGAGACGCTGCTGGCCGCCTCCACGCCGGGCGTGCACACGCTGCCGCGCACGCGCGAGAAAATCGCCGCGCTGGTCGAGCGCTCGAACGCCTCGTTCGCCGCCCATGTCGACATCCCCAGCGAAGAAACCTACCTGTTCGTGCTGGAAGACCTCGAGACGCGCGAGCTGGTCGGCACCGCCGCGATCCATGCCTCGGCCGGCTCGAACGGCACCTATTTCGCGTTTCGCAACGACGTGATCCAGCAGGTCTCGCGCGACCTGAACATCAGCCACAGCGTGCATGCGCTCACGCTGTGCTCGGAGCTGACCGCGTATTCGCAGCTGTCCGGCTTTACCGTCAGCGAACGCGCGCGCGCGGGACGCGAGGCGGCGCTCCTGTCGCGCGCCCGCCTGCTGTACGCGGTGCTGGCGCCGCACCGCTTCGGCGACCGTTTCTTCGTGCCGCTGGCCGGCGTCACCGACGACAACGGCCAGTCGCCGTTCTGGGATGCGCTGGGCCGCAAGTTCTTCAAGATGGATTTCCTCGACGCCGAACGCACCATCGGCGGCGCGCGCAACCGCACCTTGATCGTCGAGCTGATGCCGCACTACCCGGTCTACGTGCCGCTGCTGCCCGGCCCGGCGCAGGCGGTGATGGGCCAGATCCACCCGAGCGGCGAACTGGCCTTCAACCTGCTGGCCGAAGAAGGCTTCGAGGCCGACGAATACATCGACATCTTCGATGGCGGCCCGATCCTGCAGGCCCACAAGCACTCGCTGCGCTCGTTCTCGGGCGCAATGGTGCGCAAGGTCGCCAACGCCGAGCAGCGTCCGCCCACGCGCGGCGGCAAGGCCACCATGGTCGACTACGCGGTGGCCTGCGGCGAGCGCAACTTCCGCGCGATCGTGCTGGCCTGCGAGCCGGCCGAGAATTCGGAGTCGGTCTGCCTGCCGCCGGCGGCGCGCGAGGCGCTCGGCGTGGCCACCGGCGCCAGCGTCACCTGCGTGCGCATTTAA
- the astB gene encoding N-succinylarginine dihydrolase: MRNAREFNFDGLVGPSHNYAGLSFGNVASFNNVKSASNPRQAALQGLAKMRALAARGFAQAVMPPQARPNFRMLRQVGFSGTDGDVLAQAWREAPVILSCAWSASPMWTANAATVSPSSDTADGRVHFTAANLNNKLHRADEHVQATRTLRALFANADRFVVHDPLPSTPAFADEGAANHTRFASAYGAAGVEFFVYGRVEFDPSAAAPKKYPARQTLEASQAIARLHGLDAARTVFAAQNPDVIDQGVFHNDVIAVGNGNVLFYHEQAFADEATTLDALRRALGAVDADLAPVRVATSAVPVADAVASYLFNSQLLSKRDGRMALVVPHECRENAAVSSYLAELVASGGPIDELVEFDLRQSMRNGGGPACLRLRVSLTDDEAAAMHQGVIMTEDLYAQLVPWVERHYRDRVEPRDLADPQLARECAAALEDLERILGLPGLYDWS; this comes from the coding sequence ATGCGCAACGCCCGTGAATTCAACTTCGATGGCCTGGTCGGGCCATCGCACAACTACGCCGGCCTCTCGTTCGGCAACGTCGCTTCCTTCAACAACGTCAAGAGCGCCTCCAACCCGCGCCAGGCCGCGCTGCAGGGCCTGGCCAAGATGCGCGCCCTGGCCGCGCGCGGCTTCGCCCAGGCGGTGATGCCGCCGCAGGCGCGTCCCAACTTCCGCATGCTGCGCCAGGTCGGCTTTTCCGGCACCGACGGCGACGTCCTGGCGCAGGCCTGGCGCGAGGCGCCGGTCATCCTGTCGTGCGCCTGGTCGGCCTCGCCGATGTGGACCGCCAACGCCGCCACCGTCAGCCCGTCGAGCGACACCGCGGACGGCCGCGTGCACTTCACCGCCGCCAACTTGAACAACAAGCTGCACCGCGCCGACGAACACGTGCAGGCCACGCGCACGCTGCGTGCGCTGTTCGCCAACGCGGACCGCTTCGTGGTGCACGATCCGCTGCCGTCGACCCCGGCTTTTGCCGACGAGGGCGCGGCCAACCACACGCGCTTCGCCAGCGCCTACGGCGCGGCCGGCGTCGAGTTCTTCGTCTACGGCCGGGTCGAGTTCGACCCCTCGGCCGCGGCGCCGAAAAAATACCCGGCACGCCAGACCCTGGAAGCCTCGCAGGCGATCGCGCGCCTGCACGGCCTGGACGCGGCGCGCACCGTATTCGCCGCGCAGAACCCGGACGTGATCGACCAGGGCGTGTTCCACAACGACGTGATCGCGGTCGGCAACGGCAACGTGCTGTTCTACCACGAGCAGGCCTTTGCCGACGAAGCGACCACGCTGGACGCGCTGCGCCGCGCGCTGGGCGCGGTCGACGCCGACCTCGCGCCGGTGCGCGTGGCCACGAGCGCGGTGCCGGTCGCCGATGCGGTGGCCAGCTACCTGTTCAACAGCCAGCTGTTGTCCAAGCGGGACGGCCGGATGGCGCTGGTGGTGCCGCACGAATGCCGCGAGAACGCCGCGGTGTCAAGCTACCTGGCCGAACTGGTTGCCTCGGGCGGCCCGATCGACGAACTGGTCGAATTCGACCTGCGCCAGTCGATGCGCAACGGCGGCGGCCCGGCCTGCCTGCGCCTGCGCGTCAGCCTGACCGACGACGAGGCGGCGGCGATGCACCAGGGCGTGATCATGACCGAGGACCTGTACGCGCAGCTGGTGCCCTGGGTCGAGCGCCATTACCGCGACCGCGTCGAGCCGCGCGACCTGGCCGACCCGCAGCTGGCGCGCGAGTGCGCGGCGGCGCTGGAAGACCTGGAACGCATCCTCGGCTTGCCGGGCTTGTACGACTGGTCGTAA
- the astA gene encoding arginine N-succinyltransferase codes for MLVIRAITQDDVDPLIEMARQVGSGMTTLKPDRDMLGERVATAVASFAQTIPPEERDYMFVLEDTANGRLAGVCAIKAAVGLTEPFYNYRIGTLVHSSRELNVFTRMDTLYLSNDLTGSSELCSLFLMPEYRTGHNGKFLSKSRFLFIAQFQHLFTEKIIAEMRGYQAEDGTSPFYEGLGRHFFKMDFDHVDGLTAIGKKSFIAELMPRQPLYVAYLPDDAQAVIGQVHRSTLPARKLLEQEGMHYEGYVDIFDAGPVLQGRVSELRAVRDSVPTVADEGVPEGECDITLVSNTRLDDFRMILTQACAGGTRVPLSVRELQLLHCQAGDPVRTLSLNVRKPING; via the coding sequence ATGCTCGTAATTCGCGCAATCACCCAGGACGACGTCGATCCGCTGATCGAGATGGCGCGCCAGGTCGGCAGCGGCATGACCACCCTGAAGCCCGACCGCGACATGCTCGGCGAGCGGGTCGCGACCGCGGTCGCCTCGTTCGCGCAAACCATCCCGCCGGAAGAGCGCGACTACATGTTCGTGCTGGAAGACACCGCCAACGGGCGCCTGGCCGGCGTGTGCGCCATCAAGGCCGCGGTCGGCCTGACGGAGCCGTTCTATAACTACCGCATCGGCACGCTGGTGCACTCCAGCCGCGAGCTGAACGTGTTCACGCGCATGGACACGCTGTACCTGTCGAACGATCTGACCGGATCGAGCGAACTGTGCTCGCTGTTCCTGATGCCGGAATACCGCACTGGCCACAACGGCAAGTTCCTGTCCAAGAGCCGCTTCCTGTTCATCGCCCAGTTCCAGCACCTGTTCACCGAAAAGATCATCGCCGAGATGCGCGGCTACCAGGCCGAGGACGGCACCTCGCCGTTCTACGAAGGCCTGGGCCGCCACTTCTTCAAGATGGACTTCGACCACGTCGACGGCCTGACCGCGATCGGCAAGAAATCCTTCATCGCCGAGCTGATGCCGCGCCAGCCGCTGTACGTGGCCTACCTGCCGGACGACGCCCAGGCCGTGATCGGCCAGGTGCACCGCTCGACGCTCCCGGCGCGCAAGCTGCTGGAGCAGGAAGGCATGCACTACGAAGGCTACGTCGACATCTTCGATGCCGGCCCGGTGCTGCAGGGGCGCGTGTCGGAACTGCGCGCGGTGCGCGACAGCGTCCCGACCGTGGCCGACGAAGGTGTGCCGGAAGGCGAGTGCGACATCACGCTGGTGTCCAACACGCGCCTGGACGATTTCCGCATGATCCTCACGCAGGCCTGCGCCGGCGGCACTCGCGTGCCGTTGTCGGTGCGCGAACTGCAGCTGCTGCATTGCCAGGCGGGCGACCCGGTGCGCACGCTCTCACTCAATGTAAGGAAACCCATCAATGGCTAA